GGGCCCCAATGGCTCTGGCAAGAGCAATCTCATCGATGCCCTCCGGTGGATTCTGGGTGAGCGAAAAGGAGGGCATCAAGTGTTCTTCCATGGTTCTGCAAAGTATCGCCCGCTTGGAATGGCCTCCGTTGAGCTTACGTTTGAGGGAGATGGTGTTCCCCCTTTCCGGGTGGAGAAGCGAGCTTTTGCCTCTGGGGAGACCGAGTATTTTTTTCAGGGTTCTAAGATACGCCTTGGAGAACTTCGCAGAGAACTCGCAGAGCTTGGCTTATCCCTTCACCGCCTTGAGGTGGGCTTTGTCACAAATCACGATCTCCACGCTCTTTCGGATTTGAGCCCCCTTGAGTGCCTCCATTGGCTTGAGGAAGCAAGCGGTATTCTTGAAATGCGCACACGTCTTGCCCGTCTCTCCCGTACGCTCCAGAGTGTGGTGGAGAAGCGGGAACGCTTTCGGGAACGCCTTCGGGAGATTGCCTTCCAGCGAGCCCGTGTAGCGGAGTGGGCGGAGAAGGAAGAGGAGTACCTGAGAAGAGAAAAGAGGTGGCAGGGTGCTCGAAAAGCCTACCTTACGAAGCTTCTTGAAAACCTCAGGGGTAACCTAACAAGCCTTTGCGAAGAGGAATCCTTCTGCGATCAGGAACTCCATCGCCTCTCTGTCGAACAGTCCCTTCTCAATCTCGACGCGGAAGAACGCCAACTTCTTGCCCTTCAGAATACCCTCCGTTCCCTTCGTCGCGAGGTGGAAGAAGGGAAGCGGAGTATTGCAGAGAAAGAGAGAGAGCTGTACCAGCTTCTCACCGAGATGCGGGGGAGGAAAGAAAGGTATGCAACCCTTGAGAACCGGGGGAAAGAGCTTCTTGAAGAAATACGCCGCCTCGAAAAAGAAAGAGAATTCCTTGTCCCCTTGCCTGATACTCTTGCACGTCTTGCAAAAACGGAACAGGTGATTTCCCGTTTCATTGACGAGAGAGAGGAAGAACTTAGGTTTTTCAAGGCAAGGGAACAGAGGGCTCGGGAAGAATCCATTCGCCTGGAGACGATGTTGAGGAGCGTGGAGAACGAGTACAAGCGTTTCTCAAGGGAGCAAGAGGAACTTGTACAGGAAGTCGAAAGCCTTAAAGGGCGCCTTGCCGCACTGGTGGCGAAGGCGCAAGAGTACGAGAGTAGAAGGAGAGACCTTGAGCAAAGGAA
The sequence above is drawn from the Candidatus Caldatribacterium sp. genome and encodes:
- a CDS encoding AAA family ATPase, yielding MYLKTVTIHGFKSFAHPVSVEFSPGLNVVVGPNGSGKSNLIDALRWILGERKGGHQVFFHGSAKYRPLGMASVELTFEGDGVPPFRVEKRAFASGETEYFFQGSKIRLGELRRELAELGLSLHRLEVGFVTNHDLHALSDLSPLECLHWLEEASGILEMRTRLARLSRTLQSVVEKRERFRERLREIAFQRARVAEWAEKEEEYLRREKRWQGARKAYLTKLLENLRGNLTSLCEEESFCDQELHRLSVEQSLLNLDAEERQLLALQNTLRSLRREVEEGKRSIAEKERELYQLLTEMRGRKERYATLENRGKELLEEIRRLEKEREFLVPLPDTLARLAKTEQVISRFIDEREEELRFFKAREQRAREESIRLETMLRSVENEYKRFSREQEELVQEVESLKGRLAALVAKAQEYESRRRDLEQRKEDASRRLARIRELLLKVRAKRREVEVQDMPDRVLEEVRSGLASMGWPNRAVHGLLGLLKTVQVFKGEHIPQESGKWVVPYVFLPPFSQGWATKRREEIFSYLQGGRDPDWNLVALDGSVILLKGGFFFFPRR